A region from the Wolbachia endosymbiont of Folsomia candida genome encodes:
- a CDS encoding ankyrin repeat domain-containing protein, whose product MLSNIERYDLYKILKKYRENNNRLTNDERLIGGHLEKAIEKADSRFTESGLICLISGELILEPARIVYDNDIRSTTVYEYRKILRWMQEKGTCPLTRSPIKEFYLDKKIKQTIKDELQKCFNEYRVVLLDELAQSIQNNDYDNVLKYLNDCIGIVDINAKNTEGKTALHHAALANNHDTIKLLLEKGANIDAKDNKGQTALYYAALANNPDTVKLLLEKGANHNTEDYNGTKPLFFAKNEKIITALQNKQMIESASQNDYGQVLQCIKNGADINAQDNKGKTTLHFAAKYNKPDIVKTLLERGADINARDNQGQTALHTALDFGRKNIANLFLERGADINAQDNKGKTALHSASARGCIGTVKFLLDKGAKTDIKDNEDKTALSSTEHKAITNLPQKKQAIETTTSSFEKRPNKRTDSIPKSRITAVMISAIKSTLRPYYDPFVLL is encoded by the coding sequence ATGTTAAGCAATATTGAGCGTTATGATTTATATAAAATTTTAAAAAAATATCGTGAAAATAATAATAGACTTACAAACGATGAGCGTTTAATAGGGGGGCATCTTGAAAAAGCTATTGAGAAAGCCGATAGCCGCTTTACAGAGAGTGGTCTAATATGTCTAATAAGTGGAGAATTAATATTAGAACCCGCTAGAATAGTATATGATAATGATATACGCTCAACTACCGTATATGAATATCGTAAAATTTTACGATGGATGCAAGAAAAAGGGACATGTCCGCTTACTAGGAGCCCTATAAAAGAGTTTTATCTAGACAAGAAAATAAAGCAAACAATAAAAGATGAATTACAGAAGTGCTTTAATGAATATCGCGTTGTATTATTGGATGAATTAGCCCAATCAATTCAGAATAATGATTATGATAATGTACTAAAATATCTCAATGATTGTATTGGTATTGTTGATATTAATGCTAAAAACACTGAAGGCAAAACAGCATTACATCATGCAGCTCTTGCTAATAACCATGATACAATTAAACTTCTTTTGGAAAAAGGCGCTAATATTGATGCCAAAGATAATAAAGGTCAAACTGCGTTATATTATGCAGCTCTTGCTAATAACCCTGATACAGTTAAACTTCTTTTGGAAAAAGGTGCTAACCATAATACCGAGGATTATAATGGTACAAAACCACTTTTTTTTGCTAAGAATGAAAAAATAATCACTGCATTACAAAATAAACAAATGATTGAGTCAGCTAGTCAAAATGATTATGGTCAGGTGCTACAATGTATCAAAAATGGTGCTGATATTAATGCCCAAGATAATAAAGGCAAAACAACATTACATTTTGCTGCCAAGTATAATAAACCTGATATAGTTAAAACTCTTTTGGAAAGAGGTGCTGATATTAATGCAAGAGATAATCAAGGTCAAACTGCATTACATACCGCTTTGGATTTTGGTCGCAAAAATATAGCGAATCTTTTTCTGGAACGTGGTGCTGATATTAATGCTCAAGATAATAAAGGCAAAACAGCATTACATTCTGCTTCTGCTCGTGGCTGCATTGGAACAGTAAAATTTCTTTTGGACAAAGGAGCCAAAACTGATATTAAAGATAATGAAGACAAAACAGCGCTTTCTTCTACTGAGCACAAAGCAATAACTAATTTACCTCAAAAGAAGCAAGCTATTGAAACCACTACTTCTTCTTTTGAAAAACGACCAAATAAACGTACGGATAGCATACCAAAAAGTCGTATTACTGCTGTTATGATCAGTGCTATTAAAAGTACACTTAGACCGTATTATGACCCTTTTGTGCTACTTTAG
- a CDS encoding IS4 family transposase — protein sequence MFYYKEIISKLPKAVLDEIGKAVGVDYKVGKLTGENIFNLLLYSILEKNELSLRTIEENYRRMFCLNTRHSSVASRLKTIPIKYFERIFSFVLQSFCNQKDQEKLLIIDSTTLQLSSKLLQSAIPWRGGAKNMVKCTVATDGRFAKLLNLYTQAKGSSDSTSFREMILNHGQESICIFDRGLQKRATFEEFIDKGIHFITRGNDNIRYQIVRIHGKVAGMQTGTLELMEDVVVRLGQKGSRFLSFEIRLIKAQNRQNGEVLTFLTNIYEMSAEEVCALYKRRWSIEVFFKFIKQELNTKHFLGHSKNTILVTLYMILIASVLLTEYRKRSEIKSYKFARRAFMNELRLEILKPVIEYCGGNPEKVYDYYLFHFP from the coding sequence GTGTTTTATTACAAAGAAATAATATCAAAATTGCCGAAAGCAGTGTTAGATGAAATAGGCAAAGCGGTTGGCGTTGATTACAAAGTGGGCAAACTTACGGGAGAAAATATATTTAATTTACTGCTGTACAGCATATTGGAGAAAAACGAGCTGAGCTTGCGGACTATCGAGGAAAATTATCGTCGGATGTTTTGCCTGAATACGCGCCATTCATCGGTGGCAAGCCGCTTAAAAACGATACCAATTAAGTACTTCGAAAGAATTTTTTCGTTCGTTTTACAAAGTTTTTGTAACCAAAAAGACCAAGAAAAGCTATTAATTATAGATTCCACAACCCTGCAGTTATCGAGCAAATTACTGCAATCTGCAATACCATGGCGTGGTGGTGCAAAGAATATGGTAAAGTGCACCGTTGCCACTGACGGCAGGTTTGCAAAGTTGCTGAACTTGTATACTCAAGCCAAGGGCTCCTCTGACAGCACATCGTTCCGGGAAATGATTTTAAATCACGGTCAAGAGTCGATTTGCATATTTGATCGAGGACTGCAAAAACGTGCAACTTTCGAGGAGTTTATAGATAAAGGCATACATTTTATCACACGTGGCAACGATAATATTCGTTATCAAATTGTGCGTATCCACGGAAAAGTTGCAGGCATGCAGACTGGAACGCTTGAGCTAATGGAAGATGTAGTAGTCAGGCTGGGGCAAAAAGGTTCAAGATTTTTGTCGTTTGAAATCAGGCTAATTAAAGCGCAAAATCGACAGAATGGCGAAGTTCTCACATTTTTGACTAATATTTATGAAATGTCTGCTGAAGAAGTCTGCGCTCTTTACAAAAGGCGCTGGTCAATAGAAGTTTTCTTCAAATTTATCAAGCAGGAGCTCAACACGAAGCATTTTCTTGGACATAGCAAAAACACAATTTTGGTCACACTATACATGATTCTTATTGCTTCGGTTTTATTAACAGAATACAGAAAACGCAGCGAAATCAAGAGTTATAAGTTTGCAAGGAGAGCTTTTATGAATGAACTCAGGCTTGAAATCCTAAAACCTGTCATTGAATATTGTGGTGGAAACCCAGAAAAAGTCTACGATTATTACCTTTTTCACTTTCCATAA
- the ribD gene encoding bifunctional diaminohydroxyphosphoribosylaminopyrimidine deaminase/5-amino-6-(5-phosphoribosylamino)uracil reductase RibD, producing the protein MLDDNFMSIALKLAEKNLGNVAPNPAVGCIIVKDNVVVGEGYTEIGGRPHAEVVALQNAKGLASGATMYVTLEPCCHHGVTGPCTSEIIDAGIKRVVIATIDPDERVLGSGIKILQEAGIEVTCGIMQEEAEKLNIGFFTTQKLRRPFITCKIASTLDGKIATFAGESKWITSEDTRNWVHELRAKYDAIMIGSNTLVNDDPLLTCRLPGLEDRSPIRLIIDSQDKLKEGHNIAKTASPKPTTYHSMSFQCSLLSSQCSDTGIQIPASRAGMTRGSTWVITNKEVKEKIRNIHYLVVSSNNENKVCLKSTMSKLVSEIGITRLLVEGGGILITELLKHNLIDRLIICRSGKILGNDATPFIANLGIESINQCYKFKKAEIIDFSDDVVEVWDKLP; encoded by the coding sequence ATGCTTGATGATAATTTCATGTCCATTGCACTCAAGCTTGCAGAAAAGAATCTTGGAAATGTTGCGCCAAATCCTGCTGTTGGATGCATCATTGTAAAAGATAATGTTGTGGTTGGTGAAGGATATACAGAAATCGGTGGACGCCCACATGCAGAAGTAGTTGCTTTGCAAAATGCAAAAGGCTTAGCTAGTGGCGCAACTATGTACGTCACTCTTGAGCCATGTTGCCATCATGGAGTTACAGGACCTTGCACCTCAGAAATCATTGATGCTGGAATAAAAAGAGTAGTAATTGCAACTATTGACCCTGATGAGAGAGTTTTAGGGAGTGGAATTAAAATTTTGCAAGAAGCTGGGATCGAGGTCACATGTGGGATTATGCAAGAGGAGGCAGAAAAACTAAATATCGGGTTTTTCACCACTCAGAAATTACGCAGGCCATTTATAACTTGTAAAATTGCATCAACTCTTGACGGAAAAATCGCAACATTTGCAGGCGAAAGTAAGTGGATAACAAGCGAGGACACGAGAAATTGGGTGCACGAGCTTAGAGCAAAATACGACGCGATTATGATAGGAAGCAACACCCTTGTTAATGATGACCCACTACTCACTTGCAGATTACCAGGACTTGAAGACAGATCACCAATAAGGCTGATTATAGATAGCCAAGATAAATTGAAGGAAGGGCATAATATTGCAAAAACTGCAAGTCCAAAGCCAACAACGTACCACTCAATGTCATTCCAGTGCTCTCTTTTGTCATCCCAGTGCTCCGACACTGGGATCCAGATTCCAGCGTCACGTGCTGGAATGACAAGAGGCTCAACGTGGGTGATCACAAATAAAGAAGTAAAAGAAAAGATAAGAAATATTCACTACTTAGTAGTCAGTTCAAATAATGAAAATAAAGTCTGTTTAAAAAGCACTATGTCAAAACTTGTTTCAGAAATTGGAATAACCAGGCTATTAGTTGAAGGAGGGGGTATATTAATTACCGAGTTATTAAAACATAACTTAATCGATAGATTGATAATATGCCGCAGTGGTAAAATTTTAGGCAATGACGCCACTCCTTTTATAGCGAATTTAGGGATTGAGTCCATTAATCAGTGCTATAAGTTCAAAAAGGCAGAGATAATAGACTTTAGTGATGATGTAGTGGAAGTGTGGGATAAGCTGCCTTGA
- a CDS encoding deoxyguanosinetriphosphate triphosphohydrolase — protein sequence MSNNNFLLSYACFPNKTRGRHFKESENDDRSCFQRDRDRIIHSNAFRKLEYKTQVFINYEHDYYRTRLTHSLEVAQIARSIARRLSLNEDITECIALAHDLGHPPFGHAGEDALKKSVKDLNLDNERYEFDHNVQAIRILTYLEQKHADFDGMNLSWEVVEGIAKHNGPLLGKYANSSTNNQLLLEYNEKYDLKLEEFSSIEAQVASIADDIAYNVHDLDDALRANLITIDDLLDVPLIGKVFEDIKDKYSELPQSKLIHESLSKTIGIMISDVVSQTEKNIKDFNVQNVEDVRKLDKMLVTFSPKIENDTKEMKKFNMEKIYRSYKLNRTMNKAKRIVQELFQCFYENPGLLPTEWSKLAYESQRSLIICDYISGMTDRFAIHEHRRIFDTSYEMTSF from the coding sequence ATGTCAAACAATAATTTTCTATTAAGTTATGCATGCTTTCCGAATAAAACAAGAGGAAGGCACTTTAAAGAATCAGAAAATGACGATCGTAGTTGTTTTCAACGTGATCGGGATCGTATTATACACTCTAATGCATTTAGAAAATTAGAGTACAAAACACAAGTTTTTATTAATTATGAGCATGATTACTATCGTACACGACTCACGCATAGCCTTGAGGTTGCACAAATTGCAAGGTCTATTGCACGCAGACTTAGTTTAAATGAAGATATTACCGAGTGTATAGCGCTTGCACATGACTTGGGTCACCCACCATTTGGTCATGCAGGTGAAGATGCACTTAAAAAATCAGTAAAAGATTTGAATCTTGATAACGAAAGATATGAGTTTGATCATAATGTTCAGGCTATAAGAATTTTAACCTATCTTGAGCAAAAACATGCTGATTTTGATGGTATGAACTTAAGTTGGGAAGTTGTTGAAGGAATTGCAAAGCATAACGGACCATTGCTTGGAAAATATGCAAACTCTTCTACAAATAATCAGTTATTATTAGAATATAATGAAAAATATGATCTAAAACTTGAAGAATTTTCAAGTATTGAAGCGCAAGTTGCTTCAATTGCTGACGATATTGCTTATAATGTTCACGACCTTGATGACGCATTAAGGGCAAATTTAATCACCATTGACGATTTGCTGGATGTTCCGTTAATTGGCAAAGTGTTTGAGGATATAAAAGATAAATATTCAGAATTGCCTCAAAGCAAACTTATACATGAGTCACTGAGTAAAACAATAGGTATAATGATAAGTGATGTTGTTTCTCAGACTGAAAAAAACATCAAGGATTTTAACGTGCAAAATGTAGAAGATGTAAGAAAATTAGATAAAATGCTAGTCACATTTTCACCGAAAATTGAAAATGATACAAAAGAAATGAAAAAATTCAATATGGAGAAAATATATAGGAGTTATAAATTGAACAGAACAATGAACAAAGCAAAACGTATAGTGCAGGAACTTTTTCAATGTTTTTATGAAAATCCTGGTCTACTTCCAACTGAGTGGAGCAAGCTCGCTTATGAATCGCAGCGTTCATTAATAATATGTGATTATATTTCTGGCATGACAGATAGATTTGCTATACATGAGCACAGACGCATTTTTGACACCTCATATGAAATGACTTCTTTCTGA
- a CDS encoding HesB/IscA family protein has protein sequence MSTNYNINLTDNALKKIHSLVDQEEDKSSVLRIAVSGGGCSGFKYNFLIDQMNKNLSLSDDDDDDDYGDDEDEDDEDFDDEEDYRRHSSFNAKGRDIVIKDENGNPVLMVDNCSAKFLNNSVIDYTEDLSGSGFQIKNALAKSQCGCGSSFSV, from the coding sequence ATGTCAACAAATTACAACATTAACTTAACTGACAATGCATTAAAAAAAATTCACTCTCTTGTAGATCAAGAAGAGGATAAGAGTTCTGTTTTGCGAATTGCAGTCTCAGGTGGCGGATGTTCTGGTTTTAAATATAATTTTCTTATAGATCAAATGAACAAAAATCTATCTTTGAGTGATGACGATGATGATGATGATTACGGTGATGATGAAGATGAAGATGATGAAGATTTTGATGACGAAGAAGATTATAGAAGGCACTCCAGCTTCAACGCAAAAGGCAGAGATATAGTAATTAAGGATGAAAATGGAAATCCTGTGCTTATGGTCGATAACTGTTCAGCGAAATTTTTAAATAATTCAGTTATAGATTACACTGAGGATTTAAGTGGTTCTGGTTTTCAAATAAAGAATGCTCTTGCTAAGTCTCAATGTGGGTGTGGTAGCAGTTTCTCAGTTTAG
- a CDS encoding ABC transporter ATP-binding protein, which yields MTDDNIALKLSSINKSFKDNSTVIKDINLSIAKGQVVALIGDSGSGKTTVLQIAGLLDKPTSGVVAINGVNCTQASNKQKTDIRRNFLSFVYQFHYLLQELSVLENIMLPQLIAGKSKTEAKKNSQRILEKFKLENKGNSMISEISGGERQRIAIARSIVNSPKLLLADEPTGNLDPTNSLDVFLLLYSYIKENNHSMLIVTHNHQLAEKADCIFQLKERSLVKL from the coding sequence ATGACAGATGATAATATAGCACTAAAGCTCTCTTCTATAAATAAAAGCTTCAAGGATAATTCCACCGTTATAAAAGATATCAATTTAAGTATTGCAAAAGGACAGGTAGTTGCGCTGATCGGTGATTCAGGCTCCGGAAAAACAACAGTGCTGCAGATTGCAGGCCTATTGGATAAACCAACTTCTGGTGTGGTTGCAATAAATGGAGTTAATTGTACACAAGCTAGCAATAAACAGAAGACCGACATAAGAAGAAATTTCCTTAGCTTTGTGTATCAATTCCACTACCTTCTGCAAGAATTATCTGTACTTGAAAATATTATGCTTCCTCAACTTATTGCAGGAAAGAGTAAAACTGAAGCAAAAAAAAATTCACAAAGAATACTAGAAAAATTCAAGCTGGAGAACAAAGGAAATAGCATGATATCTGAAATTTCTGGTGGAGAGAGGCAAAGGATTGCAATAGCAAGAAGTATCGTGAACTCTCCAAAACTTTTACTCGCAGATGAGCCTACAGGAAATTTAGATCCAACAAATTCTTTAGACGTATTTTTGCTATTATATTCATATATAAAGGAAAATAATCACTCTATGCTTATAGTGACTCATAACCATCAGCTTGCAGAAAAGGCAGACTGTATTTTTCAATTGAAGGAGCGGTCATTAGTGAAATTATAA
- a CDS encoding rod shape-determining protein — MSFVRKLTGKFCNLFVFKSLFASDIAIDLGTANTLVYQKNNGIVLDEPSVVARIKEKGNYVPYAFGKKAKMMLGKTPGEIEAIRPLKDGVIADFKSAEEMLKHFIRSANTKFTINKPNIIICVPSGSTPVERRAIQDAAESAGANEVFLIEEPMAAAIGAGLPVTEPEGSMIVDIGGGTTEVAIISLGGIVYSRSARVGGDIMDEAIKSYIRENHKLLIGETTAEKIKKSIGSASLPGESNKEGMMIKGRDLVSGMPKEMLLSEYQVAESLIEPVHQIISAIKTALESTPPELSSDIVDRGIVLSGGGGLLRNLGKVISETTKLPVRVADDPLCCVALGSGKVLENMDYFSHVLFKQD, encoded by the coding sequence ATGAGTTTTGTTCGAAAATTAACCGGAAAGTTTTGCAATCTTTTTGTTTTCAAAAGTTTATTTGCTAGTGATATTGCTATAGACCTTGGCACTGCAAATACTTTAGTTTATCAGAAAAATAATGGAATAGTACTGGATGAGCCGTCAGTTGTGGCAAGAATAAAAGAAAAAGGAAATTATGTTCCATATGCCTTTGGTAAAAAAGCTAAGATGATGCTTGGGAAAACTCCTGGAGAGATAGAGGCAATCAGACCTTTAAAAGATGGGGTCATTGCTGATTTTAAAAGTGCAGAGGAAATGCTAAAACATTTCATACGCAGCGCAAACACGAAGTTTACCATTAATAAACCTAATATTATTATATGCGTTCCATCTGGTTCAACTCCAGTTGAAAGACGTGCTATACAAGATGCAGCAGAAAGCGCTGGTGCAAATGAAGTGTTTTTAATTGAAGAGCCAATGGCGGCAGCAATTGGAGCTGGTCTTCCAGTCACCGAACCTGAGGGCTCCATGATCGTTGATATAGGAGGTGGTACAACTGAAGTTGCAATCATTTCTTTAGGCGGGATTGTATATTCACGTTCTGCCAGAGTAGGTGGTGATATTATGGATGAAGCGATAAAATCGTATATTCGTGAGAATCACAAATTGCTCATTGGTGAAACAACAGCTGAAAAAATTAAGAAAAGCATAGGTTCAGCTAGCTTGCCTGGTGAAAGTAATAAAGAAGGAATGATGATTAAAGGCAGAGATTTAGTTAGCGGCATGCCGAAAGAAATGCTTTTATCCGAATATCAAGTTGCAGAAAGTTTAATAGAACCTGTACACCAGATCATTTCTGCTATTAAAACAGCGCTGGAGAGCACTCCACCTGAACTTTCTTCTGATATAGTGGACAGAGGAATAGTTTTATCTGGTGGTGGTGGGTTACTGCGTAATTTAGGTAAAGTTATCAGTGAAACAACAAAATTACCAGTACGCGTTGCAGACGATCCACTTTGTTGCGTTGCCTTAGGTAGCGGAAAAGTCCTTGAAAACATGGATTATTTCAGCCATGTTTTGTTCAAGCAGGACTAA
- a CDS encoding carboxypeptidase, with the protein MKSYKFLEEVLYKVKNIENTLKVLNQSQISVEDKVEQISLLEEIRYEIISHDLIKESLADALSMKNNTNSWQLKLIEKMHKSTSAIPVDLVKSLSKAKIECQHLWKLSRSEASNLVNLKERFTDLIKLIREAASIKSEQLKCSKYDSLLADHDSDITEKEIKEIFPKVGKFFSESVGKIIEKQKKNKITSIQKIPTQKQVELGSACLQQMGTQLSGICTSYDHVNLPIEYDESDFCSGLFSLLRHSGYGIYQKYLAQNNISSQITGRVMYETQGLFMEKMIGSSREFTEFIQPHIQEKFAVKGKVGAKATSGENLYLIFNKVNLSSPFKNADEFTLLAHIMLRTKLEQDIINGKLEVKDLHDAWLEGTKHYKIPVKVENEMDTYFQDEYWASGIVGYFPLKIIALIAAAQIFSFINKNHNESLNAIIKGDFSLLISWLSQNVYSAKCGILDLLKNVTGKGLDVESVTYYLSEKHGLSE; encoded by the coding sequence ATGAAATCTTATAAATTTTTAGAGGAAGTGCTATATAAAGTAAAGAATATTGAGAATACATTAAAGGTGTTAAATCAAAGCCAAATAAGTGTAGAGGATAAAGTTGAACAAATAAGTCTTCTTGAGGAGATTAGGTATGAAATCATCTCTCATGATTTGATAAAGGAGTCATTAGCAGATGCTTTAAGTATGAAAAATAATACAAATAGTTGGCAGTTAAAATTAATAGAGAAGATGCACAAAAGCACCAGCGCTATTCCTGTTGATTTGGTAAAATCTTTATCAAAAGCTAAAATTGAATGCCAACATTTATGGAAACTGTCTCGTTCTGAAGCTAGTAACTTAGTGAATCTAAAAGAACGTTTTACTGATTTAATTAAACTTATTCGTGAAGCAGCTTCTATAAAATCTGAGCAATTAAAGTGTTCAAAATACGATTCACTACTTGCTGACCATGATTCTGATATCACAGAAAAAGAAATAAAAGAGATATTCCCTAAAGTAGGCAAATTTTTTAGCGAAAGTGTAGGTAAAATAATTGAAAAGCAGAAGAAGAATAAAATTACTAGTATACAAAAAATTCCCACTCAAAAGCAGGTTGAACTTGGTTCAGCATGCTTACAGCAAATGGGCACTCAGCTGAGCGGAATTTGTACTTCTTATGATCACGTTAACTTACCAATAGAATACGATGAATCTGACTTTTGTTCCGGTTTATTCTCGCTTTTGCGTCATAGTGGTTATGGAATTTATCAAAAATATTTAGCACAAAACAATATAAGCAGCCAAATCACAGGGCGTGTTATGTATGAAACTCAAGGGCTGTTTATGGAAAAGATGATTGGATCGTCCAGAGAATTCACTGAATTTATTCAGCCTCATATACAAGAGAAATTTGCTGTAAAAGGTAAAGTCGGTGCAAAAGCCACCAGTGGTGAGAATTTGTATTTAATTTTTAATAAAGTAAATCTTTCATCTCCTTTCAAAAATGCGGATGAATTCACTTTATTGGCGCATATTATGCTAAGAACTAAACTAGAGCAAGATATAATAAACGGTAAATTAGAAGTTAAAGATTTACATGACGCATGGCTGGAAGGTACGAAGCATTATAAAATTCCGGTTAAAGTTGAAAACGAGATGGACACTTATTTTCAAGATGAGTATTGGGCAAGTGGTATTGTAGGTTATTTCCCACTTAAAATTATAGCTTTAATTGCTGCTGCGCAGATTTTTTCTTTCATTAACAAGAACCACAACGAATCCTTAAATGCTATAATAAAAGGAGATTTTAGTTTACTTATCAGTTGGTTATCTCAAAATGTATACAGTGCAAAGTGTGGGATTTTAGATCTCCTAAAAAATGTAACAGGTAAAGGTTTAGACGTTGAGTCTGTTACTTATTACTTATCTGAAAAGCATGGTTTATCTGAGTAG
- a CDS encoding OmpA family protein — MWSRLVVMCCFCLLLTGVSSCPKKAVNIINKMNPVVKQVGNKVVNKKVFFGYDEANVTEVSADVLLDLVEVLQNNPDAKVTLTGHTDNRGSHEYNLALGARRADAAKKFIVNCTPYLEKRIRTASKGEVEPLVNVKDDTRNSKYEEKHAQNRRVEILVSGIRK, encoded by the coding sequence ATGTGGAGTAGACTGGTTGTAATGTGTTGTTTTTGTTTGCTGCTTACGGGTGTGAGTTCTTGCCCAAAGAAAGCGGTAAACATAATAAATAAAATGAATCCTGTTGTTAAGCAAGTAGGTAACAAAGTAGTTAATAAAAAGGTTTTCTTCGGTTATGATGAAGCTAATGTCACTGAAGTAAGTGCCGATGTGTTACTCGATCTAGTTGAAGTTTTACAAAACAATCCTGATGCAAAAGTTACATTGACAGGTCACACTGACAATCGTGGTTCTCATGAATATAACCTTGCTTTAGGTGCTAGAAGAGCAGATGCAGCTAAAAAATTCATAGTTAACTGCACGCCTTATTTGGAAAAGAGAATAAGAACTGCTTCTAAAGGTGAAGTTGAGCCTTTAGTTAACGTAAAAGACGATACTAGAAATTCTAAGTATGAAGAAAAGCATGCTCAAAATCGTAGAGTAGAAATTTTGGTTTCTGGAATAAGAAAATAG
- the tilS gene encoding tRNA lysidine(34) synthetase TilS, with protein sequence MDCWNNTTVCTLFQNVIDSFAVHSDQIAVAVSGGIDSIVLLHLITNWTKKKHHPLPIALTVDHGLRPESKQEANFVVNYAKKLGLESFILNWEKQDITGNVQLRAREARYKLLTEWCKSNNIRYLFVAHHKDDQAETFLLRLERGSGTDGLSSMHYKSFMNNVCILRPLLNFSRSNIEKYANFHQLKYVEDRSNKDLKYRRTLYRNLLKASDNQEILTERICLTALHMQRATKALMHYTRLAFSDCVTIHELGFIEIKLSRFHQLPEEIALRLLLYSIMVIGSKNYKPRYNSLIFIFNKILQKDCDINHTLSECKIKKYGESILIIREASKIKEVPINLPMSESIQWDNRFRCTILGGQECSVTIAPLKKTQKIPEFLKDYNCCTEVFYSLPVVRKDEKVIAYPFIKHDNKNLNNDTIQCTINCIIEENLLSLINI encoded by the coding sequence ATGGATTGCTGGAATAACACCACTGTTTGTACCTTATTTCAAAATGTAATCGACAGTTTTGCTGTTCATAGTGATCAAATTGCAGTTGCAGTATCAGGTGGTATAGATAGCATAGTTTTATTACATTTAATTACTAATTGGACAAAAAAAAAACATCATCCTCTTCCTATAGCACTAACTGTAGATCATGGGCTGCGTCCAGAGTCCAAACAAGAAGCTAATTTTGTTGTAAATTATGCGAAAAAGCTTGGGTTAGAATCGTTTATATTAAATTGGGAAAAACAAGATATCACAGGTAACGTCCAACTGCGGGCAAGAGAAGCGCGTTACAAGCTACTGACAGAATGGTGCAAAAGTAATAATATTAGGTATTTATTTGTAGCTCATCACAAAGATGATCAAGCAGAAACTTTCTTGCTGAGACTTGAGCGTGGTAGTGGCACAGATGGATTATCATCGATGCATTACAAATCTTTCATGAATAATGTTTGTATACTTAGACCATTACTGAATTTTAGTCGTAGCAATATAGAAAAATATGCAAATTTCCACCAGTTAAAATATGTTGAGGATAGAAGCAATAAAGATTTAAAATACAGGCGCACTCTATATCGTAACCTACTTAAAGCAAGTGATAACCAAGAAATTTTAACGGAGAGAATATGTCTTACAGCTCTTCATATGCAAAGAGCTACAAAAGCGTTAATGCACTACACACGCCTTGCATTTAGTGATTGCGTCACTATACATGAACTTGGATTTATTGAGATAAAGCTAAGTAGATTTCATCAATTACCAGAGGAGATAGCTTTGAGGCTTCTTCTTTACTCTATAATGGTAATTGGCAGTAAAAACTATAAACCAAGGTACAACAGCCTTATTTTTATATTTAATAAAATATTACAAAAAGATTGTGATATTAATCACACACTTTCTGAATGTAAAATAAAAAAATACGGAGAAAGCATTTTGATAATTAGAGAAGCATCAAAAATCAAAGAGGTGCCTATAAATTTGCCAATGAGTGAATCTATTCAATGGGATAATAGATTCAGATGTACAATACTGGGGGGACAGGAGTGCTCAGTTACCATCGCTCCGCTCAAGAAGACACAAAAGATTCCTGAATTTTTAAAGGATTATAACTGCTGCACTGAAGTTTTTTATTCTTTGCCTGTAGTACGAAAAGATGAAAAGGTTATTGCTTATCCATTTATAAAACATGATAATAAAAACCTCAATAATGATACAATCCAATGTACCATTAATTGCATAATAGAAGAAAATTTATTAAGCTTAATTAATATTTAA